The genomic region AATTCCATGTGCATTTGTCATGCAGGGTGTGGAAAACCAGACATTTGCCAAGCCTCTCAGATACCGCACCGACTTTCTTTCCTTCGTGTTTCCCGTGTTCTtgtaaaaatttataaaatactCTCGTTCTGGTGAAAATGGGCTAAAGAATACAATGACTGAATGTCATCCTAGATTtttctgtgcagtccgcacaggctaatcaggtacgacactttctgctgaAACTGGATTTTGGTTTACAAGTGACTTCCTTGAAAGGAAGAAAGTCCATAAACACagaaagtcttgtccctgatgAGTCTTTGGGGACAGCACAGACAAATcttgacgacactttatgtacatgcacttAGTAAAGTTTTCCCAAAACAGGGCTCAAATATTCTGAAAGATTTGTTTGATTATTGTTACTTAAGTTCAAGTGAATTATAAAAATCCTGTTGTATTTTTAGTGACTTAAATCTAAAATGACATACAGCAAAGTGTACCCCAAATACCCAAGGACTTGTTTGCTGTCAAAAAAAGTAGTTTACAtggaaacattttaaattgatattcaATAATTCAACTGAAAACTGTTCTGTTTCTGAGAGGTTTTGCATACTCTTGTCTCGGTGGTAGGGTAGCTCcttttttaaaaaaattgaatttcaaaattaagttttaCTGACAATCATGTAAGCTAATATTTTGGCAACAATATGTTAACATAATCTAAATAAATAACTCACTCAGTTGGGTACAGAGATAGCGTTGTCTAGCATGTAcctgaaatacagaaaaaaatattatgagaTGTAATAAGTTTAAGGCTTGTTTAGATTTGAAAAAAGCACTTAAATCACAGTCAAACAAAAGTTGAACTTAATGTTTAGTTCAAAATGCTTTACTTATAAATGCTTAACATTTGGTTATTCAAACTTTTTCAAAAGGAGTTACCCTTGTGGTCAGAAGTTAGTGCTAATGAATGTCACAGTTTTGAGAAAAGTATTAACCTAACCGCTTTGTTAATTTCTCAAAGGTCGATAAACATATACGAAAGTTGGACGCTGATTTGGCCCGGTTCGAGGCAGATTTGAGAGAAAAGAGCCAAAGCAAACCCAAAGAGGAGGAAAAATCGGATTCTGGGAAAAAATCAAGTGTGTATGAACGATGTAACAGTCGgacatcaatcatcatcatcagatcatattttcattgtggCTTAAATGGTGAAAATGTTTGGGGGCTATAAGCCCTtctttatgttgtgttttttatgcTTGTACGATCTGTAGATAGCGATTGGCTTATTGTTAGTTTTTTCCATCTGTCTGTGCATCCTTCCATTTGATGAGGACATTTGGTTTAACAGCTGAAGACAATTTCACCTCGACAATCGGACATTCTCCTTCTTTTGGAATAATTGATATGGTCAAAATTTCTGGTGAACGAAAAATGATGTGTTTTGTTGAGCATCATTAATGCTTcatacaaagctttgatacttgtaGGAATTATTTCTTTGAACGCTGTCAACACCTGACcttatttgaccttgacattcaatAACGTTTTGAATTAATCAGAAGATCCAAATTCTGGGCTAACCCAAAAGAACCCATTTTGTCTTAATAGAAATACCACATGCTAAAAAGTTTAGATACTTGAATTGATGTAATCtatgaacactatcaacacacccacaatcagtgttctccggaagcaccgTCAGCCGgtgatttcaccggttacattctaTCTAGATGCCAGCTACTGTCCCCAAAATATCACTTGAAATGACGCAAATACACCAGTTGTATTGCTTAGTCGCcagctactttgaaaatataactggtttctgaaatttttctggaaaacactgccACTACACCTGACGTCATTTTGACCTTTTTGATTAACCTTCTTTTTGGCATAGACTTTATCAACTTGGCCCATTACCAATACTGACCAGGCTTCCACTGGGGCAAATGCGTTTATTGAATGCAGCATATTGTTTGTTCTTGAAATTATGCCTTTGCTTTGTTGCTTTCTTGAAGACTTGTTTGCATACTTGTGTTTTCATTCATCAAGACAGGGACAGGCAACTTTTGTACGGACTGTAAGTTTTGGTGCAACAGTATTGAAGAATAACACTGTTACTGGAAACTAATAATAGTTTACTTTAAAAgtatcaatttaattttatttttaaaccattACCATGCTCTTTATATGTATAGTACTGCTCTATCTTGTTACAGTTATTTAATGAGGTTTGTCTGACATTACAAGGTCTTTTATCAGAGTGCAATTCATTAAACTTATTCATGACATTATTTAACAATAGTTGTACAATTATCGGAGTTTAAAAAATGAAAGCATGTGACTATATAATTGCTTCACTTTCATCCAAAACCAAGTTATATATAATTAACATTcatgtattttatatgaaaacaattatttattcttAAGATTAGCAGAAGATTAGCATTCACTTCTTGTTTGAATGAAATAATTTACCGGtagttttcaatttttatttattgtctcTTCTATTGTTTAACTCATTGTTAAATGTTCATGCATTATATTGTTAACACTTTCACCAGTATCTTTGCAAGCACTCTTGGCattaatcaaattttaaattattgtttatttaaattttcaacaAAGTGATGACTTTTAATTGATGCACTAGtgtgtatatttatttcatacaatatgcACATGTGTTTGAACTAAGTTTTGTTGcttatttaaaattattcatcACACAAATGCGTATTGATTACTTAAAAACACACAGGTGCTTTACAACTATGAATTGAAACATATTTCGATCTCTAAACCTGGAATAGTAATAAACAACAGAGAAGTAGAAGAATTATTGGAATACTCAAATGCAGTATAACAGGTTTTAGaaataattcaaattgtataaagattttttttgtttaatcaataATAAATTGTATGTACAATTATTCAGATTTACAATGTATATTGTTGTCTTGTTTTAGCACTGAAAGACAAAGAGAAGAAGAAGCGCAAGTCCATGAAAGAAGAATTTGATGACGAGATaccaaagaagaaaaagaagaaaggACAGGGGTGAGTGATTGGTGATTAATAAGATTTGTGAACTATTTATTAATGGGATTTGTTAAATGGataataatttgcattttaaaacggTGATTCCACGTTCAATGCATCAATTCATACTTCACTGTTATGAAATTCCACTTTAATTGAATCCAAGATTCAAAAGAACGATTAGGGCTGTATTCATATATAATTGTTATCTAATTCAAATTTGCTTAAACCAAAAGTATTTTGTTTGCTCTGTTCATATTGCTCTGTTATCTCATCATGTTGTTCTTCCAGGTCAGGAGTTGAGCCGGTAGCGCCACCTATCCTGTCCCCGCTGTTGTCCTTGACGATGAACAACCCGTCTGACGTCCTTGACATGCCCGTCGACCCTAACGAGCCCACATACTGCCTGTGTCATCAGGTGTCGTATGGAGAAATGATCGGCTGTGATAATCTTGATGTATGTGACATTAATATTCAGTTATTTTAGTTGAGGTTAAACCTACTTAATTTAGGGTGATTGCATCTACAGCCATAggctatttttaacattttagagTCTGTTTTCAACGTAGAACCTGTACTTGGAGTCTTTTGGGAAGGTCCAAAGAACCCCCTTACAATTGGAAGCAAACCTGTGACCCCCCCAGTCTCTAGCAGGACCCCATATCCACTACGCTACAGCGTTCAATTAAAATACTCTTTATGCATGAAAGGATATTTGCAAATAATTTCGTAGACTTGTTAAATTCAAATAATTGATTGTTCACTTCTCTAAATGCAGGGATAGAAAAATACAAATTGGTTGCCCACTTTCTTTCTTTCAGTAGGTATTATACGAAATACATATGTGCTTTCTTTGAAAATCAAAGGTCCAACCATAAATTGTAGGGGCCAAGGGCTAGTGGGACCCTACCTATATCCATCCCTGAAAATGTATTGCCTTTTTTCAGTGCCCCATAGAGTGGTTTCATTTTGGCTGTGTTGGACTCACCGCAAAACCCAAAGGAAAATGGTATTGCCCCCGATGTACAGATGAACGAAAGAAAAAATGAAAGTGTGGACAAATGTTTGGTGCGCTTGAAATAACAGTTTGACtggtgttttattatatattttattttatttgaaataaataacgtTTTTTTTCAAAGGATAAATGATTACCTTTAGTAGGAACAATTTTTGCAAGTGTAGAGCATAACttaatgctttatatatttaCCTATCCTTGGTGTGAtattggaattttgatctggGGCTTTTTCTCACCATTTTTGGAATGTGACACGTATCCATGAAATTAGAAATTTAGGCATCAATTTTCTTAAAATTGGGAAGAAGaattatttttctataaatatattttgacaaattgataataaaaacatGAAGCAAAAACTCCTGAACataaatgttaaatgaataataaaacttTAAAAGTAATTATTTGTACACTTTTTCAGatgatttatttataatcataatgtTGCACAGTGAATTGTGATTTTTGGGCTGGATTTGGTTATAAAGATACTTTTGGCCATTGGGAACATAACCAAAAACTGCTTTTAAATCAGACGACAAAAAGGCTGAGGCCGTGTGAAGAGTTGTAAGTTTTGCAAGATGCCATTCAAGAGTAGGCAAACTgcatgtttttttactttttgattgAAAGAcgcatttttagctcggcgtttcagagaaaacccgaggtattgtcatagccatctcgccgtgtcgtgctaaaaccttattaTTGGCTCCAAAATCTgagttcttccacctacaactatgaaacttcatatgtagatgcaccttgatgagttctacgtgCCACACAcattttagggtcactaggtcaaaggtcaaggtcactgtgacctctaaaaaaacacaaaaattctgacaagctttcatttatttaaaactgcacccatagccgagcgtggcatccgttatgcggtgcttttgttataTCAATTCAAATTTCCAGTCAGCACTTAAAATTTACTACATTTGATTTACTCTATTTGTTTGAAGTGTTTTGTCTGAATTGTAAGACCCTTTTTATGGCCACGTTTAGGTTTGTTCTGCTGTCAGACTGCATGAAAGTGAAATGCATGGCAGCATTTATGGTTTTTGTTAGTTCAGCATACCATTGGAATTAAACCATGTTGACTCTGTGTTAAGTTTGATGAATTGTATGCAAATACAATTATATTGATGAATtgtatgcaaatatttttttcttagatttttaaatggattattatttcagcacaggctaatcagggacaacactgtcctattttatgacatttttcatttaaatgaagtaagAGACTTAGCACAAGTccaattaaggcagaaagtgttgtccctgattagcctgtgcggactgcacagatttatctgggacgacactatgcacatgcattatgcccagttttctcagaacgcgactcatatagatATGTATCTTTGATTCGCTTGTCTTTCAATTACTAAGCATGTCTTAACAATTAATTGAATTTCAGTATTATGAAGTTTGTGGGAAAATAACAGGGTGCTTTGAATGCTTTaagttttacatttattttgatttttgatcCAAAAATTTTACCAAACAGTCATGGAATTTTTTCCATGCATTATTATTGTAATAACGTTTAAATGAGAATGTAATCTTTTGTTAGAAATACGCGATATTGATACGCGCTGATGTATAATTTAATGAAAGCAGTTCAAATTAATGTAAattttcatgtttctttaaaggtagtttgttaaaacaacattgaatGTTTTTCACCACATGAAAGGAAAACACACAAGCCATATTTGATTTATGAAAGTAATTTGATTGTTTGGTGATTTTTGGCATATATTATATCATGTACAAAAGCATGCATTGTTTCTGAATGTGTATTAATTGTAAATCTGCATGATCAATGAGTATTTATGATAATTAACCATGGATCTGATGTCAGATCCTTTATTGTTATGACCATTACATTACAATGACCATCTTACTGCATGATATTAACAGAGTcgttcgaaaatgggtcttatgccatatgcagccagtgaAGCTACAGATCAACCTGCGCAGGCAAGTAGTccggtcaggagctacactgtgcCTGTGTGATAAAAGTCACGTAAgatttcgtggtctcataagcagTCAGTCTGTTTGacctgactgcacatgctaatcttgagCAACACTGTCTGCATACGACATAAGACAAATTTTCAAATGACCCTGGTTAGAATAATTTACATCATATTTTAGTTCTAGTTTCAagtttgatagtgaaatataatATCCAATTCTGTTGTTGATGCTttagtaaatttatatttagtcATGATCAAATCACCTTCCATTGTTATTGTAGTATTGTTTTAAAGGTGTCATAATGTGATCAAATCATCTTCCATTTGCCATACTGTGTATTCATTCTCATTAAAGTCTGTTGACCTGTCGCTGTATTTCATAATTCACTGAAAGTAGTTTACTCTCTATTTCTTGTCCCCCCATGGTAAATAACGTCCGACATAGTGAATGAAGGGTAGCCTTTTAGGAATAATTGCTTCAAGAGTGCATGTTAAAGCACAAGGtaatatgcttat from Dreissena polymorpha isolate Duluth1 chromosome 5, UMN_Dpol_1.0, whole genome shotgun sequence harbors:
- the LOC127831972 gene encoding inhibitor of growth protein 5-like isoform X1; amino-acid sequence: MATAMYLEHYLDSLESLPGELQRNFSLMKDLDQKAQDLMKEIDDKAEGYLSTVRTMSPEKRTDFLSAIQKLFSKSREFGDDKVQLAMQTYEMVDKHIRKLDADLARFEADLREKSQSKPKEEEKSDSGKKSTLKDKEKKKRKSMKEEFDDEIPKKKKKKGQGSGVEPVAPPILSPLLSLTMNNPSDVLDMPVDPNEPTYCLCHQVSYGEMIGCDNLDCPIEWFHFGCVGLTAKPKGKWYCPRCTDERKKK